The window ATTTATCATCAAGAGATTCTGCAACATGATTCTGTTCATATGAACAAGATGTTTGTTGCGAATTATTGGAAAAAATCTCCCATTCTTCTTTCCGAAATCTACTTGCTTTTATAAGTAGATCAGCTAATAACTGAGGATTATTAGGTTCAAATAAAAGAGAATTATAACCGTCCTTGGCATAGGACAGTATCCCACCTATTGAACTCGCTACAACGGGAGTTCCGGAAGCCATTGCTTCCAATCCAACCAAACCCAAGCTTTCTCTTTCACTGGGAAAAATAAGCCAGTCTAATTTTCTATATAAATTAGCTAATTTAGCATGTCCCAATGGGCCAAGAATCGAAATTTGATATCCTGTCAATTCCTTAGCTTCCATAGCCAATTCATTTTCTTGAGATCCTCCCCCAACAAAAATAAAGTTTATGCATTTTAAATTACTAATTTTTATAGCCTTTATAAACGTTTCCCATCCCTTTACTTTCTCTATTCGACCAACAAAACCAAATGTTAAGTGATGGCTATTGTAAAGTTTGTGATCAACAAAAAACTTTTTGTCTACTCCTCCAGACGGAGAAACAAAAATTTTGTTTTCCGAAATTCCATATTTATCCTTTACTATTGTTGAAAAATATGAAGACGGAGCGACAATCAAGTTCGCTTTTTTTAAGGCGGACTTGGAGAAAAAGTTCAATAGCTTTTGTATTTTCGTATTTGGAACAATATCACTCCCATGTACATTGACGACTAGTTTGGAAGGTCTTCGACTAAAAAAAAGCGGAATAGAACTATGCGAAGCATAATGAATATAAACAATATCGGATTTATTAAAAGTTATTGAAAGCCATGCTTTAAGAAAGAAGATGAAATAATTAAAAAATTTAACAGCTAAACTTCCTTTACTTTTTTTATAAGTTATTATTTTTATTCGCCATCCTCTTTGTTTCATCTCAGAGCAAAAATTAAAGACAAAAGTACCATATTCAGGAAAATCAGAAGATGGATAAAGATTTGAAATCATCAACATTTCAAGTTTTTTCTTTTTCAACTTAAAAAATCCTCTATTGTTTCAATATATTTATTGTTATTAGAGATAAATTGTTTAAAATTAAATTTTCTTACTAGATTGATTGAATCAAGTAAGGAAGATTTGTCATTCGCACTTAAAATGTATTTATTATTAACAAAGTTACTTACAATTTGTTTTTGATGATCATCTATGTGTTCCCCATATTTGCTTAATCTCGGCATAGCAATAACTTTTTTACCTTTTTTAATTGATGATATTATTGAACCAGTCCCAGCATGAGTAATGATTATACTTGATTCATAAATCTTCTGATCAAAATCATTCTTACTCATAAATCTTTCAAAAGGATATTTTTGAGGTTCATAATCACTATGACCAATTTGGGCAAAGACTTTATCTCTAATTTCCCCTGATTCTAAAAATTCGTCAATATATTTTAAAAGGCGATTGAATTGAAATTTTTGAGATCCTAAAATAATAAAAATCATAATTCTCCATTAATAAATCGAACCCAAGTATACGGATTTGGGATAAAAAGTTTTCATATTTTCCCATTGAACAATAAATAAATCGGCAAACTTGTAAACCAGTTTCCCAGTTAATGTTGGGGAATCACTTTTTGCATAGCTCTCAATAAAAATAATTTTCTTACCCATTATTTTGCCAATGAAGAGAAATGGAAAAGAAGCCATAGCGCCAGTAGAAATAATGCAAATGGGTTTCTCGTGAACAATTATCCCAATTGCTCTTAACATTCCAAAAATTATCTTGAATATGAAGAAAATATCTCTTCTATTGATCTGGGGAACAAATAAAATTTTATCATCATTACCAACAGCATAAGGAACCTTTTCAGTAACAAACTTAATATTAAATTTATTATTAAGTTTCTTTAACATTAACAACTGTTCAAAATGTCCACCAGATGATGAAACCAGCAATATTTTCTTTTTATTTTCCATACAACTCATTATTTTGAATTCTCTCCTTTTAACAGAATGTGCATACTTCTATGAGATTAGTAATTAATTATGAAAATTATTTTTAAAAAGTTTCTAATCTTAAACTGCATTCTACTAATAAGCTCCCGGATCTTCACTAAACAGCACTATCCCAATCGTCTTAAAACAGATTTTTAAGTCCATTTTAATTGATCGTTCTTCTATGTATCGCAAATCCAATTTGATCATATCGGCAAAATCAAGATTCGACCTGCCGGATACCTGCCAAAGCCCAGAAATTCCTGGCTTAACCAACAAACGCTGCTTATCATGTTCCGAGTATTGAGTTAATTCCCTTTTAAGACATGGACGCGGTCCAACTAAGGACATTTCGCCCTTAACAACATTCCAGAATTGTGGCAATTCATCCAAGGAATAATGACGGATTTTTCGGCCAATTTCTGTCACCCGCGGATCCTCTTTGATTTTAAACATGCCACCATGCAATTCATTTTTCTCTAATAACGTATCTTTTAATTCATCGGCATTCGGTACCATACTACGTAATTTATACATTATAAACGGCTTACTGTTTTTCCCAATTCGCTCCTGGGCATAAAAAATTGGTCCACCGTCCTTTTTAATTCGAATTGCCAAAAAAATAATTGGAATCGCACTGAGAATCAAGCCAAAACAACCACCTAAAATGTCCATGATTCTTTTGTTCACACAATAAAAGGAGGATTTACGATGAAATCCGTTAAAATTATTCTCGTTGCACTCATCAAATCTCATCGTCTTCATTAATAACTATCCCCTATTACTAACTAGAATTCTTGAATCGTCGTACCGTCAACCGGCTCTCCATTAACAATTCGAACCGCATTTTGTTTGATAATATTTGCCTTTCCTCCGCCAATCAATTTAGCAGCAATTGAATAAGCATCCGCTAAATGATAATGCTGATCACTAGTAATTCCATGAGTCTCGCTGGCAATCGTTGTCACAAATCCTCGTCGCAGCATTGTCAATGAAAAATCAGCAATTTGTTTACCAAAGAAACCGTTAATTGAAGAACTGGTTACTTGAAATAACGCTCCCTGCCTTGCCAATCGATTCAATTCTTTTGGATCATTTAAAAAGGACAGATTACGTTCCGGGTGAGCAATTATCACCGTAATAGCATGTTCTCTCAATTTACTAATCACCTGATTAATAATTTCAGGAATGGAATTATTAGGCAATTCAATCAACATATATTTTTTTGAGTTTGCCAATGTTAAGAGGCGCCCCTGATCAAAAGCTGTCAGAAATTGATCAGAAAGGCGGATTTCCTGACCCGGTAGGATTTTAAGATCAATCTGGGATCTCTTTAAGACGCCATTAAAATCTTCAACATCCGACAAAACTTTATCAGCATCATTTATATAGCGGCCGTCCATTTGATTGGGAGTAGCAATAATTGTATGAATTCCTTCTCTAACCGCTTCCTTGGCTAATTGCAAAGAGGTCGTCATTGAATCAGAACCATCATCGGATCTTGGAAGCAGATGAGCATGAATATCAACCAAAGGAATTTCTTGAGTATTGTTAGGTCCAGGTTTGTCAGTATGCTTGGAAGTCTCTGATTTCTCAGATTCACCACTTGTGTAACTAAAACTTGACCAAGAAGGCTTAGGATTTTTTACTTGAGATGCCTTTGGAGCTTCTGCAACGGTTTCTTTATCAAAAATATGTGCTGTTTTAGCAGCTTGTATTTTTGAAGATGGCGAAGGTTTCCTCACGGGTTCTTCCTGCTTTAATTGTTCAGTATTTGTTGAACTAGTTGGTTGAACCTTCGTTTTCACTAGGGCAGAATGATTCGAAGTGTCTTTGGGAATATCTTCCGTTGTCATAGCGTTGGTAGAAGTATAACCATAGCGGTAACCATATCCATAGCCTCTGTCAGCCCGCTGAGGATCCCTGGAAACAACCCCGAGGACATTCGCTTTGGCTAATTTAAGGATATGAGCAGCCGAAGCCATACTTTTTCTTTTAGTTTTGCCAAGCATGGCGGTTAAAACAACTCCGTCAGAACGCGGAATCAACGCCTGCGCATCAGGAACCAATAAAAGCGGCGTTGAATCGATCACAACCATTTCGAACTGTTCCTGCATCCAGGTGATAACTTTCAGCATCTTATCAGAAGACAATAATTCCGAAGGATTAGGCGGCATCGGTCCGGAAGCCATCGCATAAAGATTGGGAACTTCAGTTGAATTGATTAAAGAAGCCGGTTGATCATGCATCGCCAAAACGGTCGTCAGCCCACGCTCATTGGAGATTGAAAAAGTCTTGTGAACAGTTGGCCGACGAAGATCAGCATCTAACAAAAGAACCCGTTTACCATTTTGAGCCCAGGCAACTGCTAAATTTTGAGCAACGGTCGATTTACCATCAGACATTTCCGCACTCGTAAAAAGAACCGTTTTAAAACTTTTCAACGAAGCTGCCGCAAAATCAATATTGGCCCGGAGAACCCTGAATTGTTCAGCAACAACATCTTGTGGGTCCTGAACAGTAACCAAGGGAATTCCATAACGAGAAGACCTTAAATCGTTTGTTGATAATTTTTGAGGATTTTTCTTTGAAAACATTAATTACTTTCTCCTTTTATGAAAGGCTGCATAATTAACAGTCCCAAGATTATTAAAACCAAGCTGACCGATATAGTCAGTTTCGCGATAAGTATTGTCGGAAAGTTCCCTAATTAAGACATAAGCAACTGCCAAAAAGCCGCCAATAAGAAAGCCAGCCAAAGAGAACAACTTAGTATTTGGAAAAACCGGGGTGTTGTTTATAATCCCACTAGAAACAACCGTTACGTTAGAAATTGATTTGCCCATTAAGCTAACAGCTTCATTTTTGAAAACCGAAGCAGTCGTATTAGCAATCTCTTTAGCTTCTTGTGAACTGGTCGAGCGAACAGCAATTGAAAAGATTTGGGAATTAGTCGTGCTGGAAACAGTGATCATTTTTGTTAAAGAGGTTGAGGTTAAACTTGGATAAGTCGATTTCAGTTCTTTGGCAACTTTATTTAAAATTACCGGGCGAGTAATAAGATCCTTATAGGTATAAATAAGTTGAACATCGGCCTGTTCATCGCTCAGGGCCGTCGTTGCCGTATCATCCTGACTGCGGTTAACCAGTATGGCAGCGGTCGACTGATATTTTGGTGCAATCACAAATTTGCAAATTGCAAAAGCCACAATCGCAAAAATAAGTGCCGAAAAAAGCATAAAGAAAAAGTTCTTCTTAAACAGTTCCCAAAGGCGTTGATAAGAAATCGTTGTATCCATTTAATCTCCTAAAAATATACTTCAATATTAGTCACCTAATATAAGGATATCGTCCACTTAATATTATCACGTTTGACATTTGATAAAGAAGAAGATAATTTATCATTCGGTTACATTAATTACAAAAGATAAAATTATTTTATCAAGCGGATATAATAAAAAAGATATGTATAAAGACGAGTTAGCTTTTTTAGAAAAAACGGCCTCGGTAGATATTTTTCTATACAACAAAAAAGGTATCCAAACAATCTTGGAAAATCCCAAACACTATAACCATGGATTAATGATCAGAGCCAGTAAATTATCAAAGGAAGGATTTTATTCTTTAGTTAAATATAATGTCGGCTATATGTTGCTGGTTCCACTGGAAAAAGATGAAGGACTTATATTATCGCCAAAAATTGATAGTCTGAATAATTCCGAAAGCAGTTTTTCGAACATAGACTTTATTAATCATTCGACAAGTTTGGCTAAGCTAAGTTATTTTTTGTACAAAAAAGAATCTGCTCCAAATTGGAATTTAATTATCTATAATTTAAACGAAATCAGTGATTCGATTCAACAAATCAAACCGGTCGAAAATCTGCATAATTTTCATCGTTATGCAAATAAAATGGTTGATTGTATTTCAAAGCTGGATGAAAAAAATTTCAAAAAGTACATCATCCAAATGAAAAAATGCAAAGTCTTCGGCGATGCCCTTACGACCAGCAATGTAA of the Oenococcus sp. UCMA 16435 genome contains:
- a CDS encoding glycosyltransferase family 4 protein; translation: MKKKKLEMLMISNLYPSSDFPEYGTFVFNFCSEMKQRGWRIKIITYKKSKGSLAVKFFNYFIFFLKAWLSITFNKSDIVYIHYASHSSIPLFFSRRPSKLVVNVHGSDIVPNTKIQKLLNFFSKSALKKANLIVAPSSYFSTIVKDKYGISENKIFVSPSGGVDKKFFVDHKLYNSHHLTFGFVGRIEKVKGWETFIKAIKISNLKCINFIFVGGGSQENELAMEAKELTGYQISILGPLGHAKLANLYRKLDWLIFPSERESLGLVGLEAMASGTPVVASSIGGILSYAKDGYNSLLFEPNNPQLLADLLIKASRFRKEEWEIFSNNSQQTSCSYEQNHVAESLDDKLIDLYYEK
- a CDS encoding capsular biosynthesis protein, producing MDTTISYQRLWELFKKNFFFMLFSALIFAIVAFAICKFVIAPKYQSTAAILVNRSQDDTATTALSDEQADVQLIYTYKDLITRPVILNKVAKELKSTYPSLTSTSLTKMITVSSTTNSQIFSIAVRSTSSQEAKEIANTTASVFKNEAVSLMGKSISNVTVVSSGIINNTPVFPNTKLFSLAGFLIGGFLAVAYVLIRELSDNTYRETDYIGQLGFNNLGTVNYAAFHKRRK
- a CDS encoding polysaccharide biosynthesis protein: MSCMENKKKILLVSSSGGHFEQLLMLKKLNNKFNIKFVTEKVPYAVGNDDKILFVPQINRRDIFFIFKIIFGMLRAIGIIVHEKPICIISTGAMASFPFLFIGKIMGKKIIFIESYAKSDSPTLTGKLVYKFADLFIVQWENMKTFYPKSVYLGSIY
- a CDS encoding polysaccharide biosynthesis tyrosine autokinase, whose product is MFSKKNPQKLSTNDLRSSRYGIPLVTVQDPQDVVAEQFRVLRANIDFAAASLKSFKTVLFTSAEMSDGKSTVAQNLAVAWAQNGKRVLLLDADLRRPTVHKTFSISNERGLTTVLAMHDQPASLINSTEVPNLYAMASGPMPPNPSELLSSDKMLKVITWMQEQFEMVVIDSTPLLLVPDAQALIPRSDGVVLTAMLGKTKRKSMASAAHILKLAKANVLGVVSRDPQRADRGYGYGYRYGYTSTNAMTTEDIPKDTSNHSALVKTKVQPTSSTNTEQLKQEEPVRKPSPSSKIQAAKTAHIFDKETVAEAPKASQVKNPKPSWSSFSYTSGESEKSETSKHTDKPGPNNTQEIPLVDIHAHLLPRSDDGSDSMTTSLQLAKEAVREGIHTIIATPNQMDGRYINDADKVLSDVEDFNGVLKRSQIDLKILPGQEIRLSDQFLTAFDQGRLLTLANSKKYMLIELPNNSIPEIINQVISKLREHAITVIIAHPERNLSFLNDPKELNRLARQGALFQVTSSSINGFFGKQIADFSLTMLRRGFVTTIASETHGITSDQHYHLADAYSIAAKLIGGGKANIIKQNAVRIVNGEPVDGTTIQEF
- a CDS encoding beta(1,3)galactosyltransferase EpsH, with amino-acid sequence MIFIILGSQKFQFNRLLKYIDEFLESGEIRDKVFAQIGHSDYEPQKYPFERFMSKNDFDQKIYESSIIITHAGTGSIISSIKKGKKVIAMPRLSKYGEHIDDHQKQIVSNFVNNKYILSANDKSSLLDSINLVRKFNFKQFISNNNKYIETIEDFLS
- a CDS encoding sugar transferase is translated as MDILGGCFGLILSAIPIIFLAIRIKKDGGPIFYAQERIGKNSKPFIMYKLRSMVPNADELKDTLLEKNELHGGMFKIKEDPRVTEIGRKIRHYSLDELPQFWNVVKGEMSLVGPRPCLKRELTQYSEHDKQRLLVKPGISGLWQVSGRSNLDFADMIKLDLRYIEERSIKMDLKICFKTIGIVLFSEDPGAY